Part of the Bacillus cereus group sp. RP43 genome is shown below.
CTCTTTCTGTTGAAGCTCGTTACATGCAAGCTTTAGGATTAGAGAAAGAAATGCCAGAAGACGGTTACCATGGTGCGGACATCATTGGAATCGGTAAACGTTTAGCTGAAGAATTTGGTGATCGTTATGCAAAAGCTGATGCAGAAGAAAGCTATGAATTCTATCGTTCATACGGTTTGAAATATGAGTTAGCAAAACTTCAAAAAGACTTAGGAAGCTTCCGTGTTAACTTCGATGTGTGGTTCTCAGAAACATCATTATACAAAAACGGAAAAATTGATCAAGCTCTTGCTGTATTAAAAGAGCGTGACGAAATCTTTGAAGAAGGCGGAGCAACTTGGTTCCGTTCAATGACTTACGGTGACGACAAAAACCGTGTATTAATTAAAAATGATGGTTCTTACACATACTTAACGCCGGATATCGCTTATCACCGTGATAAATTAGAGCGTGGTTTCGATAAGCTAATCAACATTTGGGGTGCTGACCACCATGGTTACATTCCACGTATGAAAGCTGCAATTCAAGCGCTAGGTTATGATAAAGAAACACTTGAAGTAGAAATTATCCAAATGGTACAACTGTACCAAAATGGTGAAAAGATGAAGATGAGTAAGCGTACAGGTAAAGCAGTTACACTTCGTGAGCTTATGGAAGAAGTAGGCGTGGACGCAATGCGTTACTTCTTCGCAATGCGTAGTGGTGATTCTCATTTAGACTTCGATATGGACTTAGCTGTATCAAAATCTAATGAAAACCCAGTATACTATGCACAATATGCACATGCTCGTGTATGCAGCATCCTTCGTCAAGGTGAAGAGTTAGGATTAGCTACAGGCGGAGACGTGAATTACAAACTTGTTACTTCTGAGAAAGAAGTAGAGTTATTGAAAAAACTTGGTGAATTCCCAGCTGTAGTTGCGGATGCAGCGCAAAAACGTCTGCCACACCGCATTACAAGCTATGCATTTGAATTAGCAGCAGCATTACACAGCTTCTACAATGCAGAAAAAGTATTAAACCAAGATAACTTAGAATTAAGTAAAGCTCGTTACGAATTAATGAAAGCAGTACGCACTACACTTCAAAATGCATTAGCAATCGTAGGAGTATCTGCACCAGAAAAAATGTAATTAAGAAAAGCGGAAGCGGCTCGCTTAGAATAGGAGGTGGATGGAGCTCCTGACAGAGAGGCGTACTTTGCCTCGGAGGAAGGCGCGAAGCCACCGAGTATTCGTTTTAAATAAAAAGCAATCACATGATGTTGTGATTGCTTTTTTATATGGAATAATAAAAAAATATCCAACAAAAGGAGAGTTTGCATCGTCTTATATAAGTGACAGGGGGGTTACGATGGAAGAAAATGTGGAGAGATCGAGTATTGGATTTGTTTCATAAAGAAGGGCCTTGTAAGAGGCCCTTTTTCTATTGAATTGTATAAGTAACAGAAAAGCTAACAAGACTGTAGTAAACGAAAGGTGCATGAAATTGAACATATATATTCCCATCTGTTTTTGCGGTAAAAATTCTCCCATAACCATCAGAATAACGTCCGATGAGATTATTATTTGTATCGTAAATGCTGTAACTAGGGGTTTTACTATTAGGATGAATTGTTAGCTCTTGTCCTTTTTTAAGGTAAATTGGTTCTTTTTCAGAGCTACTGCCAGTTTGAATAGAATAAAATTTTGTGAAGTTTTGTTCTTGAGTAGCTGCAGCAGCCTTTGTTTCAGGAATAAAAGCGGTAGCTCCTGTAACACCTGCTAAAGTCAACGCGCCTGCTAGAATAATTTTTTTCATAGTAGAAAAGCCTCCTTATTAGTTGTAATCATTTTCGTTACAGTTAATATTGTATACGATAATTAATAGGAGAAAATATGCGTTTATGCATATATATTTTTTCTCAATAAAAAACCACCGAAGAGATCGATGGTTTACGTATTATTAAGCAGCTTTTTGCCCTATTTGAGTAACAGGTTTTTGAAGAGTGTTATAAACACCAGTTCCGATAATTTCTAATGCCATTTTCATACGTTCTGGTGAAATGTTCTCAAATACGTTATCTTGAGGCGTGTGATATACCTTTTCGATATGATAGATTAATGGATTCCAACTATCGACGCCCATCCAAATAAATAGTGCAGAAGGAATACCCACTTCAGCAAATGGTACGTGATCACTAGAGCCAAATTTCCCTTGAAGAACGAGATTATTATTTAATTGCTTACCTGCATGTAAGGCAGCATCTGTTACAAGGTTTGTTGAGCCATCAGGAGTCATTGCATATAAATTCTTTGCTTTATCATAGTTTGTTGCAACCATGTCGGCGTTAAAAACACCTAAAATTCGATCGCGTTCCTTTTGGGACAGACTATTAACATAATAATCAGAGCCAAGTAAGCCGGTTTCCTCAGAACCAAAAGCAATAAAACGAATTTCTTTATCAGTTTCTACATTTTGAAAAGCATGAGCTAATTCTAATACTAATCCTGTACCAGAAGCATTATCATTTGCCCCAGGTGCTCCAACGACACTATCATAGTGTGAACTTACAACGACAGCTTTTTCATTACCTGTACTATTTTTTGGTTTCTTTTTAGCGATGACATTTAGGGATGTTAAATTAGATTCATGTCTCGCTTTTAGGGAAAGAATTGTTGTCTCCTTTGTAGCGATTTCTTCTTTAAACGCATTTCCTTGAGCATAAGCAAGACCAAAGACAGGGATAGACTGCTTTTTAGTTAAGCGAGGATTAAAGGTTTGTCCGTAGTTTCCACGACCTCCAATTAAACTGTATAAAAGAACACCTTTTGCCCCTTTACTAACAGCATTTTCAACTTGCTTATTATAATCTGCTACTGTTGCACCTCTTTCGAATAAAACAATTTTTCCATTTACCTCATTTGGAATATCGTCCAATTTTGTACCACCTTGAACAAAAATAAGCGGAGCTGTAACAGCTTCTGTAGAAATTAGTGAATTGGGAGCAGCACCAGCTTGCCAATTACGCTTTGTCCCTAATGGTGATTCGATAAATCCAACGTATTGATCCGGCACTTGAAAGGGTTGATACTCTACTTCATATCCCATTGACTTAAGCTTCATGCCAACATAGCGAGAAGCCCATTCTTCTGATTTTGTACCACCTGGACGGGGACCGATTGTTTCGGATAAGAAACGGATATGCTCGATAGCGCGGTTTGCATCAACTTGTTTTGTAATAGGTGGAGTCTGTGTAATTTCTGACGTGGAATCAGCTTTTGCTTGTCCGATTGGAGCTAAGCTAACGGCGAGTGATACAGCAAGCAAGGAGCTTACTATTTTTTGTTTCAGTGATTTTCTCATTTTTTCCTCTCCCATTCTTCTATTCTCTCTGACTGACAAAAGAAGACGGATAACGACCTTATTTTACCTTTATATATCTGAATTTTCAATAAATGTATGTTGAGAAATAAAAAACGCTATATGCACATTTGCATATTTTTAGCGGATATATGTATGCTATCATTTTAAATGAAGGATCGCTTTCTGTTTTGAAGGCTCCTACATTGCATGAATCTAGTGTACCCAAACTTTAGATTATGTAGGGAAAAGAGATCCGTTATAGGATTTCTTTTCTTTTGTTTTGTTTGAATCATGTGATGGTAACTATGTTTCCGCATTTCATAATTATCATCAGTGATATATGTAAGGCATCCATATGAAAATACGAGGCTGTTCAAGAGTTTTCCGTACTTTTGGACAGCCTCACCCCGTTAAAAAGGTGATACTTTGATGTATCACCTTTTTATTTGTATAAGCTTTCTGTTTATATGGATGTTACATACTTAAAAATAATAAAAAACAGCCGCTTTAGTAGAAGGAATCTACAAAACGACTGTTTTTTATTATAGTTGAGTTAAAATAATTGGCTCGCTACGAGTGACAACAACTGTATGTTCACATTGTGCAACAAGGCTTTTATCTGGTGTAACGAATGTCCAACCATCATCACCGCGCTCAATAATATGATCAGCTTTCATAGAGATGAATGGTTCTACAGCGATAACAAGGCCGTCTTTTAGAAGTGCATTATCCATTGGATCATAGTAGCTTAAGATGTGATTTGGGGCTTCGTGTAAGCTAAGACCAATGCCGTGACCAGTTAAGTTTTGAATAACGTTATATCCATTTTTATGTGCAAAGTTAGAAACAGCACGACCAATTTGATTTTGTTTTGATCCAGCTTTTACCTTTTTCATTGCTTCCCAAAATGAGTCTACTGCTGCTTGGCAAAGCTTTTCTTTTTCTTCATCTTCTCCAAGAACAAAGGAGATACCTGTATCTGCATAATAGCCGTCAAGTGCTGCTGATACGTCTACGTTTACTAAGTCACCTTCTTTTAATACACGATCTCCTGGAATGCCGTGAGCAACTTCTTCGTTCACACTAATGCAGGTTACACCTGGGAATTTATATTCTTTTTCAGGTGCTGACATAGCACCGTGCTCATCTAATACTTTTTTACCAATTAAATCAAGCTCTTTCGTTGTCATACCTGGCTTCGCTTGCTTTTTCATTTCTTCGCGTGCAAGTGCAACGATGCGGCCGATTTTTCGTAAACCTTCTAAATCTTGTTCATTACGAATAATCATGAAAACCACTGTCCTTCCTCGAATATATCTCTTATCCGATTGTATCATGTTTATTTTTGTACTGCTACTCGTGTGCGGCATGCGGGTTGATTCCTCTCATAAAGAATACATGACAATTGTCATATGGATGTCATGACGCATCATACTGTTTCCTAACTTTTCCAGCGCATACAATGTAAATATAAGAAACGGCGGGGGTGGAGAGATGGAAAAGATTATTGAAGTAAATGGTGTTTCTAAAACATTTAAACATAAAAAAGCAGTAAATAATGTTTCATTTCATGTGAATAAAGGGGAAATAGTAGCATTACTTGGACCAAATGGTGCAGGGAAAACAACAATGATGTCCATGATGCTTGGATTAAAAGATCCAACCGAAGGAACGGTTTCTGTATTTGGAAAAAGCCCCAAGCATAGAGATGTTCGTAATAGCTTCGGTGCGATGCTACAAGAAGTAAGTGTTATTGATAGCATTTCAGTGGATGAAGCAATTGAGTTATTCCGTAGTTACTATACGAACCCGGTAGCGAAAGAAACATTACTACAATTATCAAATTTAGAATCAGAGCGAAAGCAAAGATGTGAGAAATTGTCAGGTGGACAAAAAAGAAGGTTAAACTTTGCGCTCGCACTTGCAGGAAATCCAGATTTGTTATTTTTAGATGAGCCGACAGTTGGAATGGATATTACGTCTCGAAGAACGTTTTGGGAAACGATTAGAAAATTAGCAGGTGAAGGGAAAACGATTATTTTAACGACACATTATTTAGAGGAAGCAGATGCGTTGGCGAATCGTATTTTATTGTTTGCGAACGGAAAGATTATCGCAGATGGTACACCGGATGAGATGAAAGCGACGATTTCTCGAAAAACGATTTCGTTTTATTCAAAGGAAAGCATTCCTACAAGGTTGCTAAAGGAATTGCCGAATGTAACAGAAGTACAGTCAAATGAAGGGCGGATTATTTTAACAACGGAGGATACTGATGCCACGTTACAAGCAATTTATCAAAAGAACTTACCTGTAACAGATATTTCAGTTGAACGTGGAAGTCTGGATGAAGCATTTGAACAATTTGTCGCAAATCAAAAGGGGGAAATTGCATGAGAGCTTTATGGATGCAATGCAAAATAGAAATTTTACGTACGTTTCGTAATAAATTATTTATCTTTTTCTCATTATTAATGCCAGTTATGTTTTACTACATTTTCACAAATGTCGTTCAAGTGCCACAAAACGGAGATGCTTGGAAAGCACATTATTTAATCTCAATGGCGACTTTTAGCATTGTAGGAACGGCACTTTTTAGTTTTGGTGTGAGAATCTCTCAAGAAAAAGGGCAAGGATGGACACATCTTCTAAAAATTACACCACTTCCAGAGGGGGCATATTTAACAGCAAAGATTATTGCCCAAACGGTAGTAAATGCTTTTTCAATCTTAGTTATTTTTATGGCAGGGATATTAATTAATCATGTGGAGTTAACAGTAGGACAATGGATTAGTGCCGGATTATGGTTATTATTAGGTGTTACACCATTTCTAGCGTTAGGAACAGTGATCGGTTCCATTAAGAAGGCAGATGCAGCTGCTGGCTTAGCGAATATTTTAAATATGAGTTTAGCTGTAATTGGCGGGTTATGGATGCCGATTGAAGTATTCCCTAAAATATTAAGAACGATTGGTGAGTGGACACCGACATATCATTTCGGAAGCGGGGCATGGGATATTGTAGCCGGGAAGTCAGTTGGTTGGGAAAATATCGCGGTACTAGGAGGTTATTTCCTTATATTTGTTGTTGTATCAATATATATAAGAAAAAGACAGGAAGCGGTATAAATGATAGAGAAGAAGAGGTTTGAAGTTTTTCCGAAACAGATGGGTTTCTTCCCATATATGTGGTTAGTGTATCTGTTATTTCCAATTTATAATTTAACACAAGTATCAGGGGGGAAGCTTGCAATAGGGATCGGTATGTTGATGGTTTTCATCGTCACATACCGTCAACTGTATTTTGTGCAGAGGACGTTCATTTTGTGGGCGTGTATTCAAATGTTACTAACCTTTTTATTTGCTGTATTTTATAATCCTTTCATGATTTTCTTTGGATTTTTTACGGCAAGTGCGATGGGATTTGCGCCAAGTAAAAAAGTATTTCGATTGATGTGGGGCCTGTTAATTGTAATGCTGGGAGCTTTTATATTTGTAAACTTTAATCAATTAACAACTACAAGTTTAGTGAATATCGTTCCGATGTTTATTTTAATGCTTCTTACGCCATTTGGGATGCGTAATTTTAATCAAAAAAAGATGTTGAAAAATCAATTAAACGAAGCAAATGAACAAATTAAAGACTTAGTAAAACGTGAAGAACGGCAGCGAATCGCAAGAGATCTTCATGACACGTTAGGGCATACGTTATCTCTTATTACTTTAAAAAGCCAGCTCGTGGAGAAGTTAATTGTGAAAAATCCAGAGCGTGCAAGTATGGAAGCGAAGGAAATTACACAAACATCTCGTACAGCTTTAAAGCAGTTAAGAGAGTTAATTTCTGATATGCGTATGATTACAGTGGAAGAAGAATTAGAGCAAATAAAGGCAATTTTACAAGCTGCTAATATTGAATTAGAAGTAAAGCAAGAAGCAAGTTCAAGTTCGTTATCACCAATTGAACAAAATATTGTTGGGATGTGTTTGCGTGAGGCAGTGACGAATGTTGTAAAGCATAGTCAGGCAACGCGGTGCACAGTCTCTGTATTAGAATCACAAGGTGAGTTGATTTTGATCGTAGAAGATAACGGTATCGGTCTAGCAGATCAAAACCATGATGGAAATGGTATACGCGGTATGAAAGAGAGAATTGCTCTTATTGATGGATTTGTTGAACTGGATACGATAAATCCAGGGACACTATTAACAGTAAAAGTTCCAGTTGTCATTAGAACAGGAAAAGATGAGGTGAGGGCATGATTCGAATTATTATTGCAGAAGATCAACGGATGCTTCGAGGGGCATTAGGAGCCCTACTTGATCTAGAAGATGATATTGAAGTAATTGGGCAAGCTGCAAATGGGGAAGAGGCGCTAAAATTAATTGAATCGCTAAAACCCGATATAAGTATTATGGATATTGAAATGCCGATTCAAAGTGGATTAGATGTTGCTGAAACTTTAAAGAAAGAAAAATCGGCATGCAAAGTAATGATTTTAACAACATTTGCTCGCCCAGGGTATTTTGAACGAGCAATGAAAGCTGGCGTGCATGGGTATTTGTTAAAGGATAGCCCGAGTGAAGATTTAGCTGCAGCAATTCGTAATGTGATGAAAGGAAAACGGGAGATCTCTCAAGATTTAATGTTTGGCTTATGGCAGGAGCAAAATCCGTTATCAGATCGTGAAAAAGAATTGCTTTTACTCGCGAAAGAAGGAAAGACGGCAAATGAAATTGCGAAGGCACTTTATCTTTCACCTGGTACAGTACGTAATTATATTTCTGAAGTGTTAACGAAGCTTGATGCAAAAAATAGAATTGAGGCAATTACAATTGCAGAAGAAAAGGGCTGGATATAAAAAAGAAGTTTACCTATAGTCGGTAAACTTCTTTTTTGCTTATTTTCCTTGTTGTACTTCTACTACTTTACTAATTTTTGCTAGTGCTTTATATCCATGTGCTTGGAAAGCCTTTTCGAATTCTGTCGATGTTGTATTGCCATATAAATCTTTTGCAGCTTGTACAATGTGAGATTGAAGTGATTCAAAATCTTCTGCTGAAGTTGCGTAGTTTTGCAATGCACGCATAATAACTTTACTTACTTTTTCATTGCCTTGTTTTTGAACAGCAATCCCGTTGTATGTCTTACCCTCAGCTAATTGATATAATACGTGACTAATGATACCAGAATTTACATGCGACTCTTGATCATTTCCGTCATTATAGAAATCTTGTAAGTTTGTATATAGTTTGTTGCCACCGTCACCAATTTCCCTTGGGATGTCACGAATTGTTAGGCCGCCTAACGTATCACCCATAATCCAATTTCCTTTATCTTTCTTTACGTAATATTCTATTTGTGTACCCCAAAAATCTGCTAGACCTTCATTTAGCGCAGATGTTTCAGCACTTGGATATCGCACAATTTTATTTTTCGTCGTACCACTAAATACAGCATGTCCAAATTCATGGGCTGTTACGTCAAGAGCAGAGGTTAATTTTCCATTTAGCCCGTCACCAAAGACCATTTGATTCCAACCTGGATGCCAAAATGCATTTACATAGTTTTCTTTTACACCATCACTAACTTCAGTAGAATCAAATCCGTGGACGCTAGCAACAACTTTTGAGTCTTTATTATCGTAACTTTTCAGATTATGTTCTTTCTTAAAATAGTCGTAAATATCACTCATATTTTTCATAACACCAGCTGCTTCTTTATCTAAGAAGTTAGAGTTGTCGCTTGAAATAAGTGTCCCTGGATAACCAGCTTGGCTATTGCCACCAAGGGAATCAGCATAGTTTGCATTGTAAATATAAATACCATTCCCGCGGGATAAATCAGCTAAATAAAATTTTTCATCAGAGCCTTTCGCAATATTAAATAATACATTTTCTTGTAGCGCATTTTTCCCAGTTCCTTGTTCTTTCGCTGGTGATAGTTTAGGTGCTGTTACTTGATTAATAGTTTTATTCTCTTTATTTTTAATAAACTTTTCTTGGAAAAGTACTTCACCGGTTTGTAAGTCCATGATTGCATTTCCGTTTATAACTTGTTCATTGTTTTCATAAGTAAATGTAAGGACCGTTGCGTATGTATAGTAGCCATCTTTTTTCTTATAAACTACCGTTTCGCTAGAAAATTCTGTTTCTTTCGCATCACTTGGAATTTGAAGTATATTGCGTAATTTAGATTTTACTTCATTTTTCGACAAAAAATTTGTTATAGTAAGATTAAGTTGTTGGTCTAAATTTTGGGCAACTTTACCACTAACAGTTGTAATTACTCCATTTTTATCTACTTTTACAATGAGATCTTGACCATATACTTTATAGTTTTTGTACGTTTGTGCAAGGCGTAATTCGGTTTGATTTTCTTTTGTTTCTTTATTTGTAGGTTGAAAATCGACATTCTTTTCAGTAGTAACTTGCTCTTGTTGAGCTTTAGCCCCATTTGCCTCACCTTTTAAATACTTTTTAGCAATATTCTCTTTTGTATCGTTTTGAGGTTGTGTTAATTTTCCGATTGTTAAACCAGGCTGAGCAATTTCAACTTTTACTTCATTTTTATCTAGTTCTTGAGCGTGAATAGCTTCTGTTGATAAAGGACAAAGAAGGCCGAATGTAACGAAAGCACTAGCAAGTTTTCTATAATTCATCTATAACACTCCTAATCTTGTATTGTGTATGTGAGATGAATTGTATGAGGAATTTGCGGAATTTTATATATATTATGCATTATTTCATATCAAAAATTGTCGAATTCACATTATTGTAGTGGTATGACAACTTGAAAAAAATTAGATTGTTATAATGGGATGGTGAGTAAGTATGCACGCAGAAAAATTAGGAAGCGAAATAAAGAAAATTAGGGTAATGAGAGGATTAACACAGAAACAACTCTCCGATAATGTATGTCATCAATCGGAAGTGAGCCGAATTGAATCGGGTGCGGTATACCCAAGTATGGATATATTACAAGGAAT
Proteins encoded:
- a CDS encoding M4 family metallopeptidase produces the protein MNYRKLASAFVTFGLLCPLSTEAIHAQELDKNEVKVEIAQPGLTIGKLTQPQNDTKENIAKKYLKGEANGAKAQQEQVTTEKNVDFQPTNKETKENQTELRLAQTYKNYKVYGQDLIVKVDKNGVITTVSGKVAQNLDQQLNLTITNFLSKNEVKSKLRNILQIPSDAKETEFSSETVVYKKKDGYYTYATVLTFTYENNEQVINGNAIMDLQTGEVLFQEKFIKNKENKTINQVTAPKLSPAKEQGTGKNALQENVLFNIAKGSDEKFYLADLSRGNGIYIYNANYADSLGGNSQAGYPGTLISSDNSNFLDKEAAGVMKNMSDIYDYFKKEHNLKSYDNKDSKVVASVHGFDSTEVSDGVKENYVNAFWHPGWNQMVFGDGLNGKLTSALDVTAHEFGHAVFSGTTKNKIVRYPSAETSALNEGLADFWGTQIEYYVKKDKGNWIMGDTLGGLTIRDIPREIGDGGNKLYTNLQDFYNDGNDQESHVNSGIISHVLYQLAEGKTYNGIAVQKQGNEKVSKVIMRALQNYATSAEDFESLQSHIVQAAKDLYGNTTSTEFEKAFQAHGYKALAKISKVVEVQQGK
- a CDS encoding histidine kinase codes for the protein MIEKKRFEVFPKQMGFFPYMWLVYLLFPIYNLTQVSGGKLAIGIGMLMVFIVTYRQLYFVQRTFILWACIQMLLTFLFAVFYNPFMIFFGFFTASAMGFAPSKKVFRLMWGLLIVMLGAFIFVNFNQLTTTSLVNIVPMFILMLLTPFGMRNFNQKKMLKNQLNEANEQIKDLVKREERQRIARDLHDTLGHTLSLITLKSQLVEKLIVKNPERASMEAKEITQTSRTALKQLRELISDMRMITVEEELEQIKAILQAANIELEVKQEASSSSLSPIEQNIVGMCLREAVTNVVKHSQATRCTVSVLESQGELILIVEDNGIGLADQNHDGNGIRGMKERIALIDGFVELDTINPGTLLTVKVPVVIRTGKDEVRA
- the map gene encoding type I methionyl aminopeptidase, which produces MIQSDKRYIRGRTVVFMIIRNEQDLEGLRKIGRIVALAREEMKKQAKPGMTTKELDLIGKKVLDEHGAMSAPEKEYKFPGVTCISVNEEVAHGIPGDRVLKEGDLVNVDVSAALDGYYADTGISFVLGEDEEKEKLCQAAVDSFWEAMKKVKAGSKQNQIGRAVSNFAHKNGYNVIQNLTGHGIGLSLHEAPNHILSYYDPMDNALLKDGLVIAVEPFISMKADHIIERGDDGWTFVTPDKSLVAQCEHTVVVTRSEPIILTQL
- a CDS encoding M28 family peptidase, whose translation is MRKSLKQKIVSSLLAVSLAVSLAPIGQAKADSTSEITQTPPITKQVDANRAIEHIRFLSETIGPRPGGTKSEEWASRYVGMKLKSMGYEVEYQPFQVPDQYVGFIESPLGTKRNWQAGAAPNSLISTEAVTAPLIFVQGGTKLDDIPNEVNGKIVLFERGATVADYNKQVENAVSKGAKGVLLYSLIGGRGNYGQTFNPRLTKKQSIPVFGLAYAQGNAFKEEIATKETTILSLKARHESNLTSLNVIAKKKPKNSTGNEKAVVVSSHYDSVVGAPGANDNASGTGLVLELAHAFQNVETDKEIRFIAFGSEETGLLGSDYYVNSLSQKERDRILGVFNADMVATNYDKAKNLYAMTPDGSTNLVTDAALHAGKQLNNNLVLQGKFGSSDHVPFAEVGIPSALFIWMGVDSWNPLIYHIEKVYHTPQDNVFENISPERMKMALEIIGTGVYNTLQKPVTQIGQKAA
- the argS gene encoding arginine--tRNA ligase, yielding MNSLEQVKGLIKEEIQAAVLKAELATEEQIPNVVLESPKDKTNGDFSTNMAMQLARVAKKAPRMIAEELVANFDKAKASIEKIEIAGPGFINFYMDNSYLTDLIPTIVNAGEAYGETNTGKGEKVQIEFVSANPTGDLHLGHARGAAVGDTLCNVLAKAGYDVSREYYINDAGNQIHNLALSVEARYMQALGLEKEMPEDGYHGADIIGIGKRLAEEFGDRYAKADAEESYEFYRSYGLKYELAKLQKDLGSFRVNFDVWFSETSLYKNGKIDQALAVLKERDEIFEEGGATWFRSMTYGDDKNRVLIKNDGSYTYLTPDIAYHRDKLERGFDKLINIWGADHHGYIPRMKAAIQALGYDKETLEVEIIQMVQLYQNGEKMKMSKRTGKAVTLRELMEEVGVDAMRYFFAMRSGDSHLDFDMDLAVSKSNENPVYYAQYAHARVCSILRQGEELGLATGGDVNYKLVTSEKEVELLKKLGEFPAVVADAAQKRLPHRITSYAFELAAALHSFYNAEKVLNQDNLELSKARYELMKAVRTTLQNALAIVGVSAPEKM
- a CDS encoding response regulator transcription factor, which gives rise to MIRIIIAEDQRMLRGALGALLDLEDDIEVIGQAANGEEALKLIESLKPDISIMDIEMPIQSGLDVAETLKKEKSACKVMILTTFARPGYFERAMKAGVHGYLLKDSPSEDLAAAIRNVMKGKREISQDLMFGLWQEQNPLSDREKELLLLAKEGKTANEIAKALYLSPGTVRNYISEVLTKLDAKNRIEAITIAEEKGWI
- a CDS encoding ABC transporter permease, which gives rise to MRALWMQCKIEILRTFRNKLFIFFSLLMPVMFYYIFTNVVQVPQNGDAWKAHYLISMATFSIVGTALFSFGVRISQEKGQGWTHLLKITPLPEGAYLTAKIIAQTVVNAFSILVIFMAGILINHVELTVGQWISAGLWLLLGVTPFLALGTVIGSIKKADAAAGLANILNMSLAVIGGLWMPIEVFPKILRTIGEWTPTYHFGSGAWDIVAGKSVGWENIAVLGGYFLIFVVVSIYIRKRQEAV
- a CDS encoding ATP-binding cassette domain-containing protein, which gives rise to MEKIIEVNGVSKTFKHKKAVNNVSFHVNKGEIVALLGPNGAGKTTMMSMMLGLKDPTEGTVSVFGKSPKHRDVRNSFGAMLQEVSVIDSISVDEAIELFRSYYTNPVAKETLLQLSNLESERKQRCEKLSGGQKRRLNFALALAGNPDLLFLDEPTVGMDITSRRTFWETIRKLAGEGKTIILTTHYLEEADALANRILLFANGKIIADGTPDEMKATISRKTISFYSKESIPTRLLKELPNVTEVQSNEGRIILTTEDTDATLQAIYQKNLPVTDISVERGSLDEAFEQFVANQKGEIA